A window from Desulfobacterales bacterium encodes these proteins:
- a CDS encoding glycosyltransferase family 2 protein, producing the protein MTTLQSPKVSIITPSYNQGQFIEETIQSVLGQDYPNIEYLIVDGGSNDNTIDILKQYLGRLKWISEKDKGQADAINKGIKKTSGEIVCWLNSDDTILPGAVSKAVNLFVSNPEIKLVYGKSYFTDQEGNINGSYPTEKFDFQRLAMFNFISQPSVFFKRDAYDKVGGLNAQLNYSLDYDLWIKIGKEFQTKYLEKYLSCYRLHESSKTVDKNQALHSHKEGIAVVYSHYGWVPANRLYGYYRHLLESKGITLLKFIKPLEILIVLILTLLTYLRINRSICPADIKYLRWKNIRKLRADWSKPDKIY; encoded by the coding sequence ATGACTACCTTGCAAAGCCCCAAAGTCTCGATCATCACCCCGTCCTACAACCAGGGTCAATTTATTGAAGAGACGATACAAAGCGTTTTGGGGCAGGATTATCCGAATATAGAATACCTTATTGTTGATGGGGGTTCGAATGACAACACCATCGATATTCTCAAGCAATACCTGGGCCGACTGAAATGGATTTCCGAAAAAGACAAGGGGCAGGCCGACGCGATCAATAAAGGCATAAAAAAGACATCAGGAGAGATCGTGTGCTGGCTCAATTCTGACGATACGATTCTTCCGGGTGCAGTGTCCAAAGCGGTGAACTTGTTTGTCTCTAACCCGGAGATAAAACTGGTGTACGGCAAATCCTATTTTACGGATCAGGAAGGAAACATTAACGGATCCTATCCTACGGAAAAATTCGATTTCCAGCGTCTGGCAATGTTCAATTTCATCAGCCAGCCGTCCGTTTTTTTCAAAAGAGATGCATATGATAAGGTCGGAGGGTTGAATGCCCAATTGAATTACTCTCTGGATTATGACCTTTGGATAAAAATCGGTAAAGAATTTCAGACAAAATATCTCGAAAAATATCTTTCCTGTTATCGGCTCCATGAAAGCTCAAAGACCGTTGACAAAAACCAGGCACTACACAGCCACAAGGAAGGGATAGCTGTCGTTTACAGCCATTACGGTTGGGTTCCGGCAAACAGGCTTTACGGATATTACCGTCACCTGCTGGAGAGTAAGGGCATAACGCTCCTCAAATTTATCAAGCCTCTGGAAATATTGATCGTTCTAATATTAACGCTGTTGACGTATCTAAGGATAAACCGATCAATATGTCCGGCTGATATCAAATACCTCCGGTGGAAAAATATAAGAAAACTTAGAGCTGACTGGAGCAAGCCTGATAAAATATACTAG
- a CDS encoding glycosyltransferase family 4 protein has product MKILHINSHDLQGGAARAVYRIHNGLSRQGISSSMLVQFKSGDDINVAGPVNNISKGISFLRPIVDGLSVKLLSGVSKSVFSPALLPFSVIPKQIDSSSPDIVHLHWICDGMLRIENLKKIKCPIVWTLHDMWAFTGGCHYSGGCENFKTACGNCPQLFRGGKNDLSKSVLKRKLEAWKDIAITIVTPSTWLAACAGESRLFRNRRIEVIHNGLDLNLFKPIKKRAAREIWNFPQNKKLILFGMDRSANGIRNYSKGSDLLFEGIKGLPSCLSKNVELIVFGSGKPLNPPDFGLPVHYTGYVQDEISMTLLYNAADLMLVPSREDNLPNTVVESLACGTPVTAFHIGGMPDMIEHKNNGYLAKPFDTFDLASGIEWVLSDDARYRKLCTTARKIAVASFDVKDISRQYADLYGSIL; this is encoded by the coding sequence ATGAAGATCCTCCATATTAACAGCCACGATTTACAAGGCGGTGCAGCCCGTGCTGTCTATCGCATTCATAATGGATTAAGTCGCCAGGGTATCAGCTCAAGTATGCTTGTCCAATTTAAAAGCGGCGACGATATAAACGTTGCTGGTCCTGTCAATAATATCTCAAAAGGGATTTCTTTCCTCAGACCAATAGTTGATGGGCTTTCTGTCAAGCTCCTTTCAGGAGTGTCCAAAAGCGTATTTTCTCCGGCCTTGCTTCCCTTTTCAGTTATTCCCAAGCAAATTGATTCATCCTCGCCTGACATCGTTCATCTCCATTGGATTTGTGATGGGATGCTCAGAATTGAAAATCTAAAAAAAATAAAGTGCCCGATAGTATGGACGCTTCATGACATGTGGGCCTTTACCGGAGGATGCCACTATAGCGGCGGATGCGAAAATTTTAAAACGGCGTGCGGGAACTGTCCGCAGTTGTTTAGGGGAGGCAAGAACGATCTTAGCAAATCCGTCTTGAAACGGAAACTCGAGGCTTGGAAAGATATCGCCATTACCATCGTAACCCCGAGCACCTGGCTGGCTGCTTGCGCCGGTGAAAGCAGACTCTTCAGAAATCGCAGAATTGAAGTGATTCATAACGGCCTTGATCTCAACCTTTTCAAACCCATCAAAAAAAGAGCCGCCCGCGAAATATGGAATTTCCCTCAAAATAAAAAACTGATACTCTTTGGAATGGATCGATCGGCAAATGGGATTAGAAATTACAGTAAGGGATCAGATCTCCTTTTTGAGGGAATAAAGGGTCTTCCCTCCTGCCTTTCTAAAAACGTTGAATTGATTGTATTCGGTTCCGGCAAGCCCCTAAATCCTCCTGATTTTGGTCTCCCTGTACATTACACCGGGTATGTTCAAGACGAAATCAGCATGACACTTCTATATAATGCAGCGGATTTGATGCTCGTTCCTTCAAGAGAAGATAATCTGCCCAATACCGTCGTCGAATCCTTGGCATGCGGTACGCCTGTTACTGCATTTCATATTGGCGGAATGCCCGACATGATAGAACACAAAAACAACGGCTATCTGGCAAAGCCGTTTGACACCTTCGATCTTGCTTCCGGTATTGAATGGGTACTATCTGATGATGCGAGATATCGAAAATTGTGCACAACAGCTAGAAAAATAGCAGTGGCTTCTTTCGATGTAAAGGATATCTCAAGGCAATATGCTGATCTCTATGGTTCTATTTTATGA
- a CDS encoding glycosyltransferase translates to MQNNGLKYPAISVVMSVYNGETYLRAAVDSIFSQTFNDFEFIIINDGSTDHTRDILESLSDPRVRLFNQENIGLTQSLNRGLKQSKGRYIARMDADDISYPQRFEKQYDFLEKNNDYAVVGSFIKVINTKSKIIYTIEKPIGDKEIKEYLKHDNCIAHGSALFRKKCVYGVGLYDESIRTAQDYDLFVRLSEKYKLANIPEYLYGWRQHDQGISKKFKESQKYYVELAKRKSNPNEPQDSVYSIDNQPDFSVLMANYNNGTYIAAAIESVLRQTHKNWELIIVDDASTDNSEEIIRPYLTDRRIRYYRNEKNSGYIETLRRLIQNSFSDILGILDSDDALSEDAVESILDGYRKNPDCGLIYSQFMYCDANLKPVQIGFSKAIPAGKSNLQCNIVSAFRTFKKHNFLETEGFDNEILYAEDKDLYFKMEEITKLWFLDKVLYYHRVLPGSQGHDSKKARTGKISFTIARYNAFFRRQGTDITNLKRMEMTRLLLTALFDSVLLRDKKRFTKSAKMLIKLFV, encoded by the coding sequence TTGCAAAATAACGGTTTAAAATATCCAGCCATTTCGGTTGTCATGTCTGTCTATAACGGCGAAACATATCTACGCGCGGCCGTAGACAGTATTTTCTCCCAGACATTTAATGACTTTGAATTCATTATTATCAATGACGGTTCAACCGACCATACGCGCGATATCCTTGAATCTTTATCAGACCCGCGCGTTCGCCTGTTCAATCAGGAGAATATCGGTCTGACCCAATCTCTCAATCGTGGATTGAAACAATCGAAAGGCCGCTATATTGCGCGCATGGATGCCGATGACATATCCTACCCGCAAAGATTTGAAAAACAGTACGATTTTCTTGAAAAAAATAATGACTACGCGGTCGTCGGATCATTTATTAAAGTGATAAACACCAAATCAAAAATAATCTATACAATCGAAAAGCCTATAGGCGATAAAGAGATTAAAGAATATCTTAAACATGATAACTGCATTGCACACGGTTCCGCCCTTTTCAGAAAAAAGTGTGTATATGGTGTTGGGCTGTATGATGAGTCGATAAGGACTGCTCAGGATTATGATCTTTTTGTAAGGCTTTCTGAAAAATACAAATTGGCAAACATCCCGGAATATCTTTACGGATGGAGACAGCACGATCAAGGGATTTCAAAAAAGTTCAAAGAATCTCAGAAATATTACGTAGAATTAGCCAAAAGAAAATCCAACCCAAACGAACCGCAAGATTCTGTCTATTCCATTGATAATCAGCCGGACTTTTCTGTTCTGATGGCCAATTATAATAATGGGACGTACATCGCCGCAGCAATTGAGTCAGTACTGAGGCAAACCCATAAAAACTGGGAACTCATTATTGTCGATGACGCCTCAACGGATAACTCCGAAGAAATCATTCGCCCGTATTTGACTGACCGTAGGATACGATATTACAGAAATGAAAAAAACTCAGGATACATAGAAACCCTCCGCAGATTGATCCAAAATTCCTTTTCAGACATATTGGGGATACTCGACAGTGACGATGCGCTCAGCGAAGATGCGGTGGAGAGCATACTCGACGGGTATCGTAAAAATCCGGATTGCGGTCTGATATATTCACAATTTATGTACTGCGATGCGAACTTAAAGCCGGTGCAAATAGGATTCAGCAAAGCGATACCTGCCGGAAAAAGCAATTTGCAGTGTAATATTGTCAGTGCATTCAGGACCTTTAAAAAACATAATTTTTTAGAAACAGAAGGGTTTGATAACGAAATCCTCTATGCTGAAGATAAAGATCTTTACTTTAAAATGGAGGAAATTACGAAATTATGGTTTCTGGACAAAGTTTTGTACTATCACAGGGTTCTGCCCGGGTCACAAGGACATGATTCCAAAAAGGCCAGAACAGGTAAAATTTCTTTTACGATTGCAAGATATAACGCTTTTTTTAGAAGACAAGGCACAGATATCACAAATTTAAAACGCATGGAAATGACGAGGCTTTTGCTCACAGCGTTATTTGATAGCGTGTTGCTTAGAGATAAAAAGCGATTCACAAAATCAGCAAAGATGCTGATAAAATTATTTGTATAA